The following are from one region of the Sorghum bicolor cultivar BTx623 chromosome 2, Sorghum_bicolor_NCBIv3, whole genome shotgun sequence genome:
- the LOC110432300 gene encoding scopoletin glucosyltransferase-like has product MASNDEQQPPIHILFFPYIAPGHLIPVAAMAALFASRGGVKCTILTTPVNATVIRSAVDKANNSFRGTSALAIHISTIPFPDVGLPPGVESVVGISSESDLHKLLEGVQRLREPLDRFLADHRHPRPDAVVVDSFYLWAADVAAEHGIPRLSFLGSSLFARACNESLLRHNPFALAPDDPDAVVSLPELPHRVAMRRRQVMDPRKDQLEWEYNQLVHAADRRSYGEVFNSFAELEPDYVEHYRTTLGRRVWLVGPVAHANAFAFAGEDEDEDMAPGADRCLRWLDEKPRGSVVYLAFGTLAHFSAAELREVARGLQLSGKNFLWVMKGGGADTAEDASEWMPEGFAELLIDVGARGLIFQGWAPQRLILEHSAVGGFVTHCGWNSVLEAVSAGVPLVTLPRYADQFYNEKLVVELLKMGVDVDAGDYVSPFEVRREVISGEKIAEGIDRVMGGNQEAEAIRKNAMELRRKARSATDKGGTSYDDVGKLIHELMACRRSLQNSHLHAN; this is encoded by the coding sequence ATGGCTTCCAATGATGAGCAGCAGCCGCCAATACATATTCTCTTCTTCCCGTATATTGCGCCTGGCCACCTCATACCGGTGGCGGCCATGGCCGCCCTCTTTGCTTCACGTGGTGGCGTCAAGTGCACCATACTCACCACTCCCGTAAACGCCACCGTCATCCGCTCGGCCGTCGACAAGGCCAACAACTCCTTCCGCGGGACCTCCGCCCTGGCGATCCACATCTCCACCATCCCCTTCCCTGATGTCGGACTCCCGCCGGGCGTCGAGAGCGTTGTCGGCATCTCCTCAGAGTCCGACCTCCACAAGTTGCTGGAAGGGGTCCAGCGCCTCCGCGAGCCCTTGGATCGGTTCCTGGCCGATCACCGCCACCCCCGCCCCGACGCCGTCGTGGTCGACAGCTTCTACCTGTGGGCCGCCGACGTCGCCGCCGAGCACGGCATCCCACGGCTGTCTTTCCTCGGGAGCAGCCTGTTCGCCCGGGCCTGTAACGAGTCCTTGCTGCGCCACAACCCGTTCGCGCTCGCTCCGGATGACCCCGACGCCGTCGTGTCCCTGCCGGAGCTGCCGCACCGCGTCGCGATGAGGCGCAGACAGGTGATGGACCCAAGAAAGGACCAGCTGGAGTGGGAATACAACCAGCTCGTGCACGCCGCGGACCGGAGGAGCTACGGCGAGGTGTTCAACAGCTTCGCCGAGCTGGAGCCGGACTACGTCGAGCACTACCGCACGACGCTCGGCCGCCGTGTGTGGCTGGTTGGCCCGGTCGCCCACGCCAACGCCTTCGCCTTCGCcggcgaggacgaggacgaggacatgGCGCCCGGCGCGGACAGGTGCCTGCGGTGGCTCGACGAGAAGCCACGCGGCTCAGTTGTGTACCTCGCATTCGGCACACTAGCCCATTTCTCGGCGGCGGAGCTGCGGGAGGTGGCGCGCGGCCTGCAGCTGTCCGGCAAGAATTTCCTGTGGGTCATGAAGGGTGGAGGAGCGGACACGGCGGAGGACGCATCGGAATGGATGCCCGAAGGCTTCGCCGAGCTGCTGATTGACGTCGGAGCACGCGGCCTCATCTTCCAGGGTTGGGCTCCGCAGAGGCTTATCCTCGAGCACTCCGCCGTCGGTGGGTTCGTGACGCACTGTGGATGGAACTCGGTGCTGGAGGCCGTCAGCGCTGGGGTGCCGCTGGTGACGTTGCCACGGTACGCCGACCAGTTCTATAACGAGAAGCTCGTCGTCGAGTTGCTCAAGATGGGGGTCGATGTCGATGCCGGCGACTATGTCTCCCCGTTTGAGGTCCGCCGCGAGGTGATCAGCGGTGAGAAGATCGCGGAAGGGATTGACAGAGTGATGGGTGGGAACCAAGAGGCCGAGGCGATAAGGAAAAACGCTATGGAGCTCCGTCGGAAGGCTAGGAGCGCAACTGACAAGGGCGGCACTTCGTATGACGATGTCGGCAAGCTCATCCACGAGTTGATGGCTTGCCGGAGATCTCTCCAAAATAGCCATTTACATGCGAATTAG